A single window of Archangium gephyra DNA harbors:
- a CDS encoding type II toxin-antitoxin system HipA family toxin: MLDVFLNTIRVGTIIREERTGIISFVLNETYASMRPRPVLGQQFEERREHRVFRQANFPGELPTFFANLLPEGALQAMVQAQFSPENAAATLAIVGEDLPGAVVVRPMTDKVSVPPRARAFDEPGAVASPADDGLRFSLGGVQLKFSAVESAEQRFTLPFRGMGGRWILKFGSETYPKLPENEFVTMAWAAASGLKVPRHRLIVARDIEGLDDRFLALGEHVFAIERYDRGDNGSRMHQEDFAQVRGLPPERKYTGWSLDGLARFIGDLCGPEDLAEYLRRVLFLLICCNTDAHLKNWSLVYPDGRTARLSPAYDFVCVRQYLPQDLALPLAKEKVLDKISWDHIARIERFLLEHGHVTDFERTGRNFVRRCLDEWTTIRHQAQPEHRKVVDEHISRSPLVRGLGSP; the protein is encoded by the coding sequence ATGCTAGACGTATTTCTGAACACAATTCGGGTCGGTACGATAATTCGCGAGGAGCGCACGGGGATCATCTCGTTCGTCCTAAACGAAACCTACGCCTCCATGCGTCCGCGACCGGTGCTCGGGCAGCAATTCGAAGAACGTCGCGAGCACCGGGTTTTCCGTCAAGCAAATTTTCCAGGCGAGCTGCCGACATTCTTTGCCAACCTACTCCCTGAAGGCGCCCTTCAGGCCATGGTGCAGGCTCAGTTCTCGCCGGAGAACGCGGCTGCCACCCTAGCGATCGTTGGCGAGGATCTGCCAGGCGCGGTCGTTGTTCGCCCAATGACGGACAAGGTGAGCGTGCCGCCCCGAGCGCGCGCGTTTGACGAGCCGGGTGCAGTCGCCTCCCCCGCCGACGACGGGCTACGATTCTCGCTTGGCGGCGTCCAGTTGAAGTTTTCCGCCGTCGAGAGCGCCGAGCAGCGCTTCACCCTGCCCTTCCGAGGCATGGGAGGACGGTGGATCCTCAAGTTCGGCTCGGAGACGTACCCGAAGCTTCCGGAAAACGAGTTTGTCACAATGGCCTGGGCAGCGGCATCGGGACTGAAGGTGCCTCGGCATCGGCTCATTGTGGCACGGGACATCGAAGGGTTGGACGACCGATTTCTGGCGCTCGGCGAGCACGTCTTCGCCATCGAACGCTACGACCGAGGTGACAATGGCAGCCGCATGCACCAAGAGGATTTCGCCCAAGTGCGCGGACTCCCGCCAGAGCGTAAGTACACGGGCTGGAGTCTTGATGGGCTTGCGCGCTTCATTGGAGACCTCTGCGGCCCCGAAGATTTGGCTGAGTACCTACGACGGGTTCTTTTCCTCCTGATTTGCTGCAATACGGACGCACACCTGAAGAACTGGTCGCTCGTCTATCCGGACGGACGGACGGCCCGGCTCTCACCGGCCTACGACTTCGTGTGTGTTCGCCAGTACCTGCCCCAGGACCTCGCGTTGCCGCTGGCAAAGGAAAAGGTCCTCGACAAAATCAGTTGGGACCACATCGCGCGAATCGAGAGGTTTCTACTTGAACACGGCCACGTCACCGACTTCGAGCGGACCGGGCGCAACTTCGTGCGACGCTGCTTGGACGAATGGACCACAATCCGTCATCAGGCGCAGCCCGAGCATCGGAAGGTTGTCGACGAGCACATCTCACGCTCCCCTCTCGTTAGAGGGCTGGGCTCACCGTGA
- a CDS encoding DUF262 domain-containing protein encodes MSSKNQVADGLSTTALETKTYSVAKLLDLIRTGKVRVPYFQRRFRWQDEDRRLLFDSLQKGFPAGTLLLAQGAAPAERVVLGGFTADVGEVKEALWVVDGQQRLSTLAMAFLDERSGAYRPIYFDLETNAFVLGARKRAPPPHWVPTHVLASSALLNKWLREGALPDEFSDRADQIASRLREYLLPAYLVPFDDEYEGVVKVMFARMNRNRHALSTDEVFEALHATREGGKPIDRVRAELTQVGFGEFEGKQIERAALAVAGKLPGAKLVDALSAAEVPALFARVSQALIRTVEFLAEDCGVPYIDWLPYGGVIATLAKLFDAHPKLHDRNRVLMARWFWRGNLSGDHRTDNKTDQPKWQAIGSDQHETVQRLLKLGNRIDVAAEVEAPLQPFNRRTARTRIELIALAAMEPRWLIGEDRGQPLALGALIEKEDQVPSAVTNASGTIVDYLLHPKFDLTKLGTRPDKVTLESHGLDDAMLDALLSGDDATFQAQRTKVLTHQVQTTLREWTGVNDADHDRPPLDAYFDSESA; translated from the coding sequence ATGTCGAGCAAGAACCAGGTCGCAGACGGGCTAAGCACGACGGCGCTTGAGACAAAGACGTACAGCGTCGCGAAGCTACTCGATCTCATCCGAACCGGAAAGGTGCGCGTCCCATACTTCCAGCGTCGATTCCGCTGGCAGGATGAGGACCGGCGCCTGCTGTTCGACAGCCTTCAGAAGGGCTTTCCAGCCGGCACGCTGCTGCTCGCGCAAGGGGCCGCGCCCGCCGAGCGCGTCGTCCTAGGCGGGTTCACGGCAGACGTAGGAGAGGTGAAGGAAGCGCTATGGGTAGTTGACGGGCAGCAGCGCCTGTCAACCCTAGCGATGGCATTCCTCGACGAGCGCTCAGGTGCGTACCGACCGATCTACTTCGATCTTGAAACAAACGCGTTCGTCCTTGGGGCTCGTAAACGCGCGCCGCCGCCCCACTGGGTTCCCACCCACGTGCTCGCGAGCTCCGCGCTCTTGAACAAGTGGCTCCGCGAAGGCGCCTTGCCCGACGAGTTCAGCGATCGAGCCGATCAGATTGCGAGTCGGCTGCGCGAGTATCTCCTGCCCGCGTACCTCGTACCCTTCGACGACGAATACGAAGGTGTCGTGAAGGTCATGTTCGCCCGGATGAACCGAAACCGCCACGCGCTGAGCACCGACGAGGTGTTCGAGGCCCTTCACGCGACGCGCGAGGGTGGCAAGCCCATCGACCGGGTCCGCGCTGAACTCACCCAGGTGGGATTCGGAGAGTTTGAGGGGAAACAAATCGAACGCGCGGCGCTCGCAGTCGCCGGAAAGCTGCCTGGCGCGAAGCTGGTGGATGCGCTCTCGGCAGCCGAGGTGCCAGCGCTCTTTGCGAGAGTGTCGCAGGCGCTTATACGAACGGTCGAATTCTTAGCAGAGGATTGCGGCGTTCCCTACATCGACTGGCTTCCATACGGTGGTGTCATCGCGACCCTCGCGAAGCTTTTCGACGCCCACCCGAAGCTGCACGACCGCAACCGCGTCCTAATGGCACGCTGGTTCTGGCGGGGCAATCTGAGCGGCGATCACAGGACGGATAACAAGACTGACCAGCCGAAGTGGCAGGCTATCGGGTCCGACCAACACGAGACGGTTCAGCGCCTCCTCAAGCTCGGGAACCGCATCGACGTTGCCGCAGAGGTCGAGGCTCCTCTACAGCCATTCAACCGAAGGACAGCGAGAACGCGGATCGAGCTCATTGCCCTTGCCGCAATGGAGCCGCGGTGGCTCATCGGCGAAGACCGTGGGCAACCCCTCGCGCTCGGCGCGCTCATCGAGAAGGAAGACCAAGTCCCGAGTGCAGTCACGAACGCGAGCGGCACCATCGTCGACTACCTCCTGCACCCGAAGTTCGACCTCACCAAACTCGGCACGCGGCCGGACAAGGTGACCCTTGAGAGTCACGGCTTGGACGACGCCATGTTGGATGCGCTCCTCTCTGGCGATGATGCGACCTTCCAGGCCCAGCGCACCAAGGTCCTTACTCATCAAGTGCAGACCACGCTGCGAGAGTGGACGGGAGTGAACGACGCGGATCACGATCGGCCGCCGCTGGACGCGTATTTCGACTCGGAGTCGGCCTAA
- a CDS encoding lipase family protein translates to MTTRIPSQPSTASTLRTSRANEVSVSKESRFSNDFQKWLHENGYGKYDFAKGNVPAFGGRSTPGEKVTQEPVIFIHGNSDSAAGWKNSIESFAKQGYKPSEMYAMTWGPANPMKASQQHHSEKNLEEVRAFIQAVKEYTGAEKVDVIGHSMGVTLARKAIQGGDGFDPYTRKNFDLGKPLTNNVDTFVGIAGANRGLASALMTGDLVPTTNRTSGLHPSSTFLKDINAVNHDEGAHVYSIWSGVDELVGVGLAGATSPIPGQDGQKVYGTFPFGHMGLKNLTAETQLAMIREHQVR, encoded by the coding sequence ATGACGACGCGCATCCCTTCCCAGCCGAGCACCGCTTCCACGCTCCGGACGAGCCGGGCGAACGAGGTGAGCGTGTCGAAGGAGTCGAGGTTCTCCAACGACTTCCAGAAGTGGCTGCACGAGAACGGCTACGGCAAGTACGACTTCGCCAAGGGCAACGTGCCGGCGTTCGGCGGCAGGTCCACGCCGGGCGAGAAGGTGACGCAGGAGCCGGTCATCTTCATCCACGGCAACTCGGACAGCGCCGCGGGGTGGAAGAACTCCATCGAGTCCTTCGCGAAGCAGGGCTACAAGCCCTCGGAGATGTACGCGATGACGTGGGGCCCGGCGAACCCGATGAAGGCCTCGCAGCAGCACCACTCGGAGAAGAACCTGGAGGAGGTGCGCGCGTTCATCCAGGCGGTGAAGGAGTACACGGGGGCCGAGAAGGTGGACGTCATCGGCCACTCGATGGGCGTGACGCTGGCGCGCAAGGCCATCCAGGGCGGTGACGGGTTCGATCCATACACGCGCAAGAACTTCGATCTGGGCAAGCCGCTGACGAACAACGTGGACACGTTCGTGGGCATCGCGGGCGCCAACCGCGGACTGGCCTCGGCGCTGATGACGGGGGACCTGGTGCCCACGACGAACCGGACGAGCGGCCTGCACCCGTCCTCGACGTTCCTCAAGGACATCAACGCGGTGAACCACGACGAGGGCGCGCACGTCTACAGCATCTGGTCGGGCGTGGACGAGCTGGTGGGCGTGGGACTCGCGGGCGCCACCTCGCCCATCCCGGGGCAGGACGGGCAGAAGGTGTACGGCACGTTCCCCTTCGGCCACATGGGCCTGAAGAACCTGACGGCCGAGACGCAGCTCGCGATGATCCGCGAGCACCAGGTGCGCTGA